The genomic stretch AGCTGACCAGCGACGGGAGCCTGGAGCCTGCCCTTCGGGAGGAGCTGGGGCCCCGCCAGCTCAGCGATGAAGACGCCCGCGAACTGGTTCGCCACCTCGACAGCCAGATCGAGAGGGTGGTGCTGGCACGCCAGCATCCGATCACCGGCTTGCTGCCGGCGAGCACCTCCAACACGGTGCACGGCAACTACGGCGATGCCTGGGTCAGGGATTGCGTCTATTCCATCCAGTGCGTCTGGGGTCTGGCCCAGGCCCACCGCCGCCTGAATGGCCCCTGCACCCGGGCCTATGAGCTGAACCAGCGCGTGCTTCAGCTGATGCGTGGCCTGCTCACCGCCATGCTGCGCCAGGCGGCGAAGGTGGAGCGCTTCAAGCGCAGCCTCGACCGGCTCGATGCCATCCACGCCAAGTTCGACACCGCAACAGGCAACCTGGTGGTGCCCGACGACGGCTGGGGCCATCTGCAGCTCGACGCCACGGCCCTCTATCTGCTGCAGCTGGCCCAGCTGACCCGTGCAGGGCTGGTGGTGGTGCAGAGCAGTCATGAGCGGGATTTCCTGCAGAACCTCGTGTATTACGTGGCCCGGGCCTACCGGATCGCCGACTACGGCATCTGGGAGCGGGGCGACAAAGGCAACCACGGCGAACCGGAACGCAACGCCAGCTCGATCGGCCTGGTCAAGGCGGCCCTGGAGGCCCTGGAGGGTCTCGATCTCTATGGACCCCACGGCGACGGCAGCTGCTGCCTGCACATCCCCCATCCGGCGATCGTGAGGCTGCGGCGGGCCCTGCAGGCCCTGCTGCCGCGGGAGTCGGCCAGCAAGGAGGTGGACAGCGCCTGCCTTTCGGTGATCGGCTACCCCGCCTGGGCGGTGGAGGACCCTGAGCTGGTGGAGCGCACGCGCCGCAAGATCCGCCGTGACCTCGGCGGCGCCTACGGGTACAAGCGCTTTCGCCGGGACGGTCATCAGACCCTGGTGGAGGACCACGAACGGCTCCATTACGAGCCCGAGGAACTGGCTCAGTTCGAGGGCATCGAGTGTGAATGGCCCCTGTTCTTCGCCTATGAGCTGGTCACGGCCTGCTGTGAGGAACGCTGGGGGGAGGCCTGGCACTGGCGGCGGCGCCTGGAGGCGGTCAGCGTGGACGTCGATGGCGTGCCCGAACTGCCCGAGCTCTACCTGGTGCCGGCCGAGGCGATCGAGGCGGAGCGGCTCCATCCCGGCACCCAGGAGCGGATCGCCAATGAGAACGTCCCCCTGCTCTGGACCCAGAGCCTCACCTGGCTGGGGGACCTGCTGCTCAACGGTCTGCTGAGTCCGGAGGACATCGATCCCAGCCACCGCCGCCTGCCGGCCCCCCTCGGCGCCGAGCGGGTGCTGGTGGCCCTGGTGCCTGAGAACGACACCATCGCCGCGGCTCTGGAGCAGGCCGGTCTGCCGGTGAGCCACCCCCAGGGTGCGGTGCGGGTGGCCAGCTCCAGGGAACTGGGCCGACGCATGGCCTCGGTGGGGGCGAACGCCAGGCTGGGGCTCAGCGGCTATCCGCCGGTGCGGATGGAAACCATGGCGACGGCCCTGATGTATCGGAGCCCCGCTGGCCGTGGTCAGAACGGCACAGCCGACGAGGTGATGGCCTTCCTGCCCTCCGTGCTGGAGGAGGGCACGTTCTATCTGGCGGACGACCCGGAGCAGCTGGTGGATACGGTGACCAGCGAGCTGCGACTGCTGCAGCGGCAGTGGCGCGGCGATGGCCTCCCCCTGCTGCTGATCCCGCTGGCATCCAGCCCGTTCCAGCGGGATCCCGCCACTCTGATCCGCCTGGGTGAAGCTCTGCGCAGTGGCCAGGTTGAGGGCGTGCCGGTGCAGCTCGATCGCCTCGAAGCGCTGATCGATCAGGTCTGCTGGGAGGAGCTGCCGCCACCCCAGGAGCAGCCCCTGGTGAGGCGCAGCCAGCCGGCCGCCCCGGTGCTGCGCAACAGCACCAGCCAGCAGCCGCTCACGATCCAGCAGGAGCAGGAACTCGAGGACATCGCCATCCCGGGCCTGGCGGATCTGCTCTGGCGCAGCACCTCCCTGCCCGAACAGGCTGAGGTGCTGGAGCAGCTGGTGCAGCGGCTGGGGCAGAGCGCGATCCTGCAGGGTCCATCCAGCGCCGGACCGCTCAAGCTGCAGGCGCTGGTGGAGGAGATCTACCGCCGGGGCCTGGCGGAAGGTGACTGGAACGTGGTGCGACGCTGCGCCGGCCTGATGCAACTGGTGCATCCCCAACTGGAGGATGCCCTCACAGACATCCTGGTGCGCCAGAAGCAGGTGGTGGTGGGTCGCAACTACACCCGCGACTCCCTGATCAGCCACCCCCAGGGCAGCGCCATGATCGGAGCGATGATCCGCCGCTTCAGTGGAGAGGACGGCCGGGAGTGGATGCTGCAACAGGAGCTGCTGCTGGCCCTCGACGGGCTGGCCCGCTCGGAGCCGGCACTGCTCAGCGGCAGCCTGACGATCCAGCTGGGACAGCTGTTGCTCCTGCTCACCGGTGAGCTCGCCGCCGAGCTGGATCTCACCGCCGACGACGCCTTCGAAGCCCTCTGCGATCTGCCGCCCCACGCCATCCGGCGACGCCTGCGCACGCTGCTGGAGGATGTGGACCATGCCCGGGAGGCTCTGCGCCGCAAGGAACAGCTCCACCTGAGTGGGCGGGTCCGCTGGGAGGTGCCTGATCCCCTCGACGACCTGCCTCTGGGCAAGGGCTGCGGCTGGATGCAGCACCGCCAGCGCCTGGGGGCCCTGCAGCGTGTCCCTCGTGACTTCTACGCCGGCATCTGGGATCTGCTCCACCACTGCCGCGGACTGGTGATCGGCGACAAGCTGGAGAGGCGCAACCGGCTCGAGAGCGAACCCCTGCTCTCGGAGAAGACCCCGGGGGAGCGCAACTTCGCGGCCCTGGTGGACCACCTGCTCAGCAAGATCGAAGCGCCTGAATACCGACAGCTCTGCACCGAGACCCTGCTCTCGCTGGTGGTGTTCGTGGGTGCCAACCCCCAGGTGCGCTTTGACGACTACCTGGCCCTTGACGTGGTGATCGGCCACGCCGTGCGGGTGGGCTGGCAGCAGACCCACCCGGAGCTGGCGGAGGAGGACTACGCCAAGTGGAAATCAGCCGCCTGGGATCTCTTCTACACCTCCTCCCCGGCCCGCTGCCGCCGCTGGCAGATCCTGGCCCTGCGCGATCTCACCGAGAACGGGACCGGGGACGTGGAGGCAAGGACGGCCGTTCAGATCGGGGCGTCCAGGGCCATGCAGAGAGAGGGCTGATCCACCGCCAGCTCGATCAGGTTGGCCAGCATCAGAGCCCTGGAGGCCTGCTGGCCATCGACGGCTGGCACCTCGCGACCGCGCAGACAGAGCAGAAAGTGCTCCAGCTCGGCATACAGCGGCTCGATCGAGGTGGTGCTCACTTCCTCGATGAACCCATCGTTGCGGTAAAGCAACTCGCCGTGGTCGGCGGAGATCCACTCATGAGCACGGCGGTGGATGTGCAGCCGGCGGTTGAGGAAGTCGGTTTCCACCAGGCTGGCGCGGCAATGGGCGCTGAGGCTGCGGATCTTGCGGTGGGCCATCTTGCTGGCCGTGAGGCTGGCCACCACTCCGTTGCTGAACCCGAGGGTGGCATTGACGTAATCGATCGGCCCATCGGAACTGCGCCCACCGGCGGCCGCCAGCCGCACCACCTGAGAGCCAGCGAGCTCGAGAACCAGGTCGATGTCGTGGATCATCAGATCGAGCACCACGGACACATCGTTGGCGCGATCGGCATGGGGACTGTGGCGGCGGGCCTCCAGCACCACCACTTCCTCGTTCGCCACCACCTTGAGCAGTTCACGGAAGGCGGGATTGAAGCGCTCGATATGGCCCACCTGCAGCTGACGCCCTGCCA from Synechococcus sp. CBW1107 encodes the following:
- a CDS encoding glycoside hydrolase family 15 protein codes for the protein MTSELTSDGSLEPALREELGPRQLSDEDARELVRHLDSQIERVVLARQHPITGLLPASTSNTVHGNYGDAWVRDCVYSIQCVWGLAQAHRRLNGPCTRAYELNQRVLQLMRGLLTAMLRQAAKVERFKRSLDRLDAIHAKFDTATGNLVVPDDGWGHLQLDATALYLLQLAQLTRAGLVVVQSSHERDFLQNLVYYVARAYRIADYGIWERGDKGNHGEPERNASSIGLVKAALEALEGLDLYGPHGDGSCCLHIPHPAIVRLRRALQALLPRESASKEVDSACLSVIGYPAWAVEDPELVERTRRKIRRDLGGAYGYKRFRRDGHQTLVEDHERLHYEPEELAQFEGIECEWPLFFAYELVTACCEERWGEAWHWRRRLEAVSVDVDGVPELPELYLVPAEAIEAERLHPGTQERIANENVPLLWTQSLTWLGDLLLNGLLSPEDIDPSHRRLPAPLGAERVLVALVPENDTIAAALEQAGLPVSHPQGAVRVASSRELGRRMASVGANARLGLSGYPPVRMETMATALMYRSPAGRGQNGTADEVMAFLPSVLEEGTFYLADDPEQLVDTVTSELRLLQRQWRGDGLPLLLIPLASSPFQRDPATLIRLGEALRSGQVEGVPVQLDRLEALIDQVCWEELPPPQEQPLVRRSQPAAPVLRNSTSQQPLTIQQEQELEDIAIPGLADLLWRSTSLPEQAEVLEQLVQRLGQSAILQGPSSAGPLKLQALVEEIYRRGLAEGDWNVVRRCAGLMQLVHPQLEDALTDILVRQKQVVVGRNYTRDSLISHPQGSAMIGAMIRRFSGEDGREWMLQQELLLALDGLARSEPALLSGSLTIQLGQLLLLLTGELAAELDLTADDAFEALCDLPPHAIRRRLRTLLEDVDHAREALRRKEQLHLSGRVRWEVPDPLDDLPLGKGCGWMQHRQRLGALQRVPRDFYAGIWDLLHHCRGLVIGDKLERRNRLESEPLLSEKTPGERNFAALVDHLLSKIEAPEYRQLCTETLLSLVVFVGANPQVRFDDYLALDVVIGHAVRVGWQQTHPELAEEDYAKWKSAAWDLFYTSSPARCRRWQILALRDLTENGTGDVEARTAVQIGASRAMQREG
- a CDS encoding Gfo/Idh/MocA family protein yields the protein MSSDPITPVKVGVIGIGNMGWHHARVLSLLRDAELVGVADPDQRRGQLAVEQFGCRWFENFDDLLPEVEAVCIAVPTLLHHRVGMACLQAGLHVLIEKPIAASQEEASELIGAAELAGRQLQVGHIERFNPAFRELLKVVANEEVVVLEARRHSPHADRANDVSVVLDLMIHDIDLVLELAGSQVVRLAAAGGRSSDGPIDYVNATLGFSNGVVASLTASKMAHRKIRSLSAHCRASLVETDFLNRRLHIHRRAHEWISADHGELLYRNDGFIEEVSTTSIEPLYAELEHFLLCLRGREVPAVDGQQASRALMLANLIELAVDQPSLCMALDAPI